A stretch of Hirundo rustica isolate bHirRus1 chromosome 22, bHirRus1.pri.v3, whole genome shotgun sequence DNA encodes these proteins:
- the C22H1orf174 gene encoding UPF0688 protein C1orf174 homolog isoform X1, giving the protein MEPFCSKRSSQEAAEGQPAKRMKYEESSLKSELEGLTCESGNLAALGETPKTSDGDGGSKDPGDSIITQQEKDESVPETDEGKQEMERGVSLEPHAVKSSGTPLKTGGYLHHYHVFSEEESSCGSFDEATSEDVDRPRRPMLLEHSSGFSDEDSNQPMPVHRFFGDVELHLPAVELPSVTRSRREARKLHFIAKEDDDEEEEEKEDVV; this is encoded by the exons ATGGAGCCCTTCTGTTCCAAA CGTTCATCACAAGAAGCTGCTGAAGGACAGCCCGCAAAGAGGATGAAATATGAAGAAAGCAGTCTAAAATCAGAGCTAGAGGGACTCACATGTGAAAGTGGAAACCTTGCTGCACTGGGGGAAACACCTAAAACGTCTGATGGGGATGGAGGCTCAAAAGATCCAGGAGACAGCATTATAACCCAACAGGAAAAAGATGAAAGCGTTCCAGAGACTGATGAAGGGAAGCAGGAAATGGAGCGTGGTGTTTCTCTGGAGCCACACGCAGTGAAATCCAGCGGTACTCCATTAAAAACGGGTGGATATCTGCACCACTATCACGTGTTCAGCgaggaggagagcagctgtgggagcttTGACGAGGCCACCTCGGAGGATGTGGATCGCCCGCGAAGGCCGATgctcctggagcacagcagcGGCTTCTCGGATGAGGACAGCAACCAGCCCATGCCAGTGCACCGGTTCTTCGGAGATGTTGAACTG CATCTCCCGGCAGTCGAGCTCCCGAGCGTGACGAGGAGCAGGCGAGAAGCCAGGAAGCTCCATTTCATCGCaaaggaagatgatgatgaggaggaggaggagaaagaggatgTTGTCTAA
- the C22H1orf174 gene encoding UPF0688 protein C1orf174 homolog isoform X2 has product MRSSQEAAEGQPAKRMKYEESSLKSELEGLTCESGNLAALGETPKTSDGDGGSKDPGDSIITQQEKDESVPETDEGKQEMERGVSLEPHAVKSSGTPLKTGGYLHHYHVFSEEESSCGSFDEATSEDVDRPRRPMLLEHSSGFSDEDSNQPMPVHRFFGDVELHLPAVELPSVTRSRREARKLHFIAKEDDDEEEEEKEDVV; this is encoded by the exons atG CGTTCATCACAAGAAGCTGCTGAAGGACAGCCCGCAAAGAGGATGAAATATGAAGAAAGCAGTCTAAAATCAGAGCTAGAGGGACTCACATGTGAAAGTGGAAACCTTGCTGCACTGGGGGAAACACCTAAAACGTCTGATGGGGATGGAGGCTCAAAAGATCCAGGAGACAGCATTATAACCCAACAGGAAAAAGATGAAAGCGTTCCAGAGACTGATGAAGGGAAGCAGGAAATGGAGCGTGGTGTTTCTCTGGAGCCACACGCAGTGAAATCCAGCGGTACTCCATTAAAAACGGGTGGATATCTGCACCACTATCACGTGTTCAGCgaggaggagagcagctgtgggagcttTGACGAGGCCACCTCGGAGGATGTGGATCGCCCGCGAAGGCCGATgctcctggagcacagcagcGGCTTCTCGGATGAGGACAGCAACCAGCCCATGCCAGTGCACCGGTTCTTCGGAGATGTTGAACTG CATCTCCCGGCAGTCGAGCTCCCGAGCGTGACGAGGAGCAGGCGAGAAGCCAGGAAGCTCCATTTCATCGCaaaggaagatgatgatgaggaggaggaggagaaagaggatgTTGTCTAA
- the C22H1orf174 gene encoding UPF0688 protein C1orf174 homolog isoform X3: protein MKYEESSLKSELEGLTCESGNLAALGETPKTSDGDGGSKDPGDSIITQQEKDESVPETDEGKQEMERGVSLEPHAVKSSGTPLKTGGYLHHYHVFSEEESSCGSFDEATSEDVDRPRRPMLLEHSSGFSDEDSNQPMPVHRFFGDVELHLPAVELPSVTRSRREARKLHFIAKEDDDEEEEEKEDVV from the exons ATGAAATATGAAGAAAGCAGTCTAAAATCAGAGCTAGAGGGACTCACATGTGAAAGTGGAAACCTTGCTGCACTGGGGGAAACACCTAAAACGTCTGATGGGGATGGAGGCTCAAAAGATCCAGGAGACAGCATTATAACCCAACAGGAAAAAGATGAAAGCGTTCCAGAGACTGATGAAGGGAAGCAGGAAATGGAGCGTGGTGTTTCTCTGGAGCCACACGCAGTGAAATCCAGCGGTACTCCATTAAAAACGGGTGGATATCTGCACCACTATCACGTGTTCAGCgaggaggagagcagctgtgggagcttTGACGAGGCCACCTCGGAGGATGTGGATCGCCCGCGAAGGCCGATgctcctggagcacagcagcGGCTTCTCGGATGAGGACAGCAACCAGCCCATGCCAGTGCACCGGTTCTTCGGAGATGTTGAACTG CATCTCCCGGCAGTCGAGCTCCCGAGCGTGACGAGGAGCAGGCGAGAAGCCAGGAAGCTCCATTTCATCGCaaaggaagatgatgatgaggaggaggaggagaaagaggatgTTGTCTAA
- the DFFB gene encoding DNA fragmentation factor subunit beta isoform X2, whose product MAEQLRPFRLRGCGSPQKFGVAAGSLRGLLRKGCRLLQLPLAGSRLCLYEDGTELTESYFRTLPPQTELVLLGPGESWRGCASDIERLLAAFCSQQGAVVEAARRLLTDERAPHRQKLLADLIHNLSENILAEDKEDDKKWFEGLESRFKNKSSYLRHSCESRMRGYMREVSGFISNVHPAAQDAYRGIIDLMADKLKSVKYNGCYFDRREEEEAARLCTAEGWFSCQGPFDRDDCPCKHSINPYSNRESRILFSTWNLDHIIEKKRAVVPELAEAVKKGDGREVNWEYFYQLLFTLDNLKLVHIACHKKTNHNLSCDKTRIYRNRKKTYEIS is encoded by the exons ATGGCGGAGCAGCTCCGGCCCTTCCGCCTGCGCGGGTGCGGCAGCCCGCAGAAGTTCGGGGTGGCGGCCGGGAGCCTGCGCGGGTTGCTGAGGAAGGGCTGCCGGCTGCTGCAG CTTCCCTTGGCAGGCAGCCGCCTCTGCCTTTACGAGGACGGCACGGAGCTGACCGAGAGCTACTTCCGAACGCTGCCGCCGCAGAcggagctggtgctgctgggcccCGGGGAGAGCTGGCGGGGCT GTGCCAGCGACATCGAGCGGCTCCTGGCCGCgttctgcagccagcagggcgCTGTGGTGGAGGCTGCGCGGAGGCTGCTGACGGACGAGCGGGCTCCCCACAGGCAGAAGCTGCTGGCGGATCTCATCCACAACCTGAGTGAAAACATCCTGGCCGAGGACAAGGAAGACGACAAGAAATGGTTTGAAG GGCTGGAGTCTCGGTTCAAGAACAAATCCAGCTACCTGCGGCACAGCTGTGAGAGCAGAATGCGGGGCTACATGAGAGAG GTTAGTGGTTTTATTTCAAACGTTCATCCTGCAGCACAAGATGCCTACAGAGGGATTATCGACCTGATGGCAGATAAACTGAAATCTGTGAAGTACAACGGGTGCTACTTTGacagaagggaggaggaggaggcagcacgCCTGTGCACCGCAGAGGGGTGGTTCTCCTGTCAG GGACCTTTTGACAGAGATGACTGCCCATGTAAGCATTCCATCAACCCCTACAGCAACAGGGAAAGCAGGATCCTCTTCAGCACCTGGAATCTCGACCACAT AATTGAGAAGAAACGTGCTGTTGTCCCAGAACTGGCAGAAGCTGTCAAAAAAGGAGACGGGAGAGAAGTGAACTGGGAATACTTTTATCAGCTGCTGTTTACCCTGGATAATTTAAAGCTTGTACATATTGCTTGCCATAAGAAAACCAATCATAACCTCAGCTGCGACAAAACCAGAATTTACAGAAATAGGAAGAAAACCTATGAGATTTCCTAG
- the DFFB gene encoding DNA fragmentation factor subunit beta isoform X1, whose amino-acid sequence MLLTDAGLDGAGATGCRGSGPGPELPAATRAEPQPLRLGPLGAGIPPAAQPPVGQLPLAGSRLCLYEDGTELTESYFRTLPPQTELVLLGPGESWRGCASDIERLLAAFCSQQGAVVEAARRLLTDERAPHRQKLLADLIHNLSENILAEDKEDDKKWFEGLESRFKNKSSYLRHSCESRMRGYMREVSGFISNVHPAAQDAYRGIIDLMADKLKSVKYNGCYFDRREEEEAARLCTAEGWFSCQGPFDRDDCPCKHSINPYSNRESRILFSTWNLDHIIEKKRAVVPELAEAVKKGDGREVNWEYFYQLLFTLDNLKLVHIACHKKTNHNLSCDKTRIYRNRKKTYEIS is encoded by the exons ATGCTGCTTACAGATGCGGGGCTGGACGGGGCCGGAGCTACCGGGTGCCGCGGCTccgggccggggccggagcTGCCCGCTGCGACGCGTGCGGAGCCGCAGCCGCTACGGTTGGGGCCGCTCGGAGCCGGGATCCCGCCCGCCGCTCAGCCGCCCGTGGGGCAGCTTCCCTTGGCAGGCAGCCGCCTCTGCCTTTACGAGGACGGCACGGAGCTGACCGAGAGCTACTTCCGAACGCTGCCGCCGCAGAcggagctggtgctgctgggcccCGGGGAGAGCTGGCGGGGCT GTGCCAGCGACATCGAGCGGCTCCTGGCCGCgttctgcagccagcagggcgCTGTGGTGGAGGCTGCGCGGAGGCTGCTGACGGACGAGCGGGCTCCCCACAGGCAGAAGCTGCTGGCGGATCTCATCCACAACCTGAGTGAAAACATCCTGGCCGAGGACAAGGAAGACGACAAGAAATGGTTTGAAG GGCTGGAGTCTCGGTTCAAGAACAAATCCAGCTACCTGCGGCACAGCTGTGAGAGCAGAATGCGGGGCTACATGAGAGAG GTTAGTGGTTTTATTTCAAACGTTCATCCTGCAGCACAAGATGCCTACAGAGGGATTATCGACCTGATGGCAGATAAACTGAAATCTGTGAAGTACAACGGGTGCTACTTTGacagaagggaggaggaggaggcagcacgCCTGTGCACCGCAGAGGGGTGGTTCTCCTGTCAG GGACCTTTTGACAGAGATGACTGCCCATGTAAGCATTCCATCAACCCCTACAGCAACAGGGAAAGCAGGATCCTCTTCAGCACCTGGAATCTCGACCACAT AATTGAGAAGAAACGTGCTGTTGTCCCAGAACTGGCAGAAGCTGTCAAAAAAGGAGACGGGAGAGAAGTGAACTGGGAATACTTTTATCAGCTGCTGTTTACCCTGGATAATTTAAAGCTTGTACATATTGCTTGCCATAAGAAAACCAATCATAACCTCAGCTGCGACAAAACCAGAATTTACAGAAATAGGAAGAAAACCTATGAGATTTCCTAG